GATGGTTGAAGATTGTAAAGTAGCGATTGAACTAGGTTCAGATGGTCTGGTTTATGGTTTGTTAACCGAGGAAAATTGGTTGGACGAAGCAGCCTTGGAAAGACTGTTTGCTGTTTCGCAGGACTGTCAGATTGTCTTTCACATGGCTTTTGACCAAATTACTCGCGAACGCCAATTTGAGGCTCTTGATTGGCTGGCAGAACATGGAGTGACACGGATTTTGACGCGTGGAAGTCTGACAGGGTCTGCCTTGAACAAGGTGGAATGGTTACAGGAGATTGTCGCCTATGCACAAGGTAAAATTGAAATCTTGATTGGTGGTGGATTGACTGTGGAAAATGTGCCAGTTTTACTAGAAAAACTAGCTATTGACCAAGTTCATGGGACAAGATTGTTTTGGTAGGACAGGTCTGCCTCTAAACGGCTCAGCAGACTATTTACTTTTCTGGGGTTATATTAGCTTTATTTAAGGAAGAGGGAGTATACTCTTTTTATTCTTTTTCATACCCCTCCTAGAAAGTACCTAAGTGGGTGCTTTTTGTTCATATTGCACAAAGGGTTTGTGATATGAAAATATTTACAAAAATGTATAAACTTGTTACAATAATGGTATAAATAAACACGTGGGGAGGAGACTATGGGGATGGTTGGAAATCACGAAATTTCAGATAAGATTCTATTGCCAGATGGATATTATGAGAAGCTTTTAGAGTATGCACAAGCTGAGAAAACTGGTTTCGATGCGGAATTGGAAAGACTTGGCGAGCAGGGGCTGTTGCTTAATGTCTACAAGGGTCAGGAAGCAGATAGGGAAATTATCCTGTCTGATATTGAGAACTTAGACAAAGAAATTAGAGAAGAGTTGGCTCAATATGCCGTAACACTTCTGAATCCATTGCGTAAACAGTTGGGGACTGTAGCAGTGGAGATGAGTGATTTTGCTTTGGACTATGCTGTTCGTTTAGCCCAATCCTTGAATAGTACTTTGCGTTATCATAATTATGATAGTTTGATTGCCATTGCTAAAACCAAAGGAGTTGAACCCAAAGGTAAGGACTGTCAATCATTTTCAGAGTACAGACAGCGTTACAGTCTCTATGATGCTAAGAAGTTAATTTATCGCGCTCTCGCATGGCGTCTATTCGATGATAGTCATGCAAATTATGGACATGCTCTTACCATTTTGGGGTTGGATGAGGATGAGTCAGGAGTAGAGCAAATCGGTTTTGCTTTTTCAAAATTTACTCTTGATATTGATTGGTTGCTAACCCATATGATTTTCATTCCGAAAGATTGGATTTTGGAAGAAGGGCAGATGTAATTTACAACTACCATTAGATTACCTCCAGAAGGCACTCGGTTGATCCGAGTGTTTTCTGCTATCCATTCGCATTTTTCTTAGAAAAATGGTATAATTATCTGATAAAAAACTTTGGAGACGACAGTGAGTTTAGAAAATTACATGCCGGATTTTGCCTTGGAAAAGGCTTATGACGTGACCGTCGAAAGCTTGAAAAAACATGGCATCAAAGTAGTGTTTGTTGACTTGGATAATACCTTGATTGCTTGGAACAATCCCGATGGAACGCCAGAGATGCGCCAGTGGTTACATGATTTGCGAGACGCAGGCATTCCCGTTGTGGTGGTTTCAAACAATAAATATGAACGTGTCAAACGGGCGGTTGAAAAATTTGGGATTGAATTTGAAGCCTTCGCTCTCAAGCCTTTTACCTTTGGGATTAACCGTGCTTTGAAACGCTATGATGTCCAGCCACATGAAGTGGTCATGATTGGCGATCAGTTGATGACGGACATTCGGGCTGCTAAGCGAGCAGGTCTCAAGTCTGTCTTGGTCAAACCCTTGATAAAGACGGACTCTATCAATACGCAGATCAACCGTTGGCGTGAGCGACGGACCATGAAGAAAATCATCGCTAAATATGGAGCGATAGACTACAAGAGGGAGATGTAAGTGGAAGAATTATTTTGTATCGGCTGTGGTGCCCAGATTCAGACGCTAGACAAGGCTGTCGCTGGTTTTACACCTCAATCAGCCCTAGAAAAAGGCCTGGAAACAGGGCAACTATACTGCCAACGTTGTTTCCGTTTGCGCCATTACAATGAGATTTCAGATGTCAATATCTCGGATGACGATTTCTTGAAACTCCTCCATAGCGTAGGAGAAAGCGATGCCTTGGTGGTTAATGTCATTGATATTTTTGATTTCAATGGTTCAGTCATTCCAGGTTTGCCTCGCTTTATTTCTGGAAATGACGTGCTTTTGGTCGGCAACAAGCAGGACATTTTACCCAAGTCTGTCAAGACAGGCAAGGTCACTCAGTGGTTGACTGAACGGGCGCATGAAATTGGCATGCGACCAGTCGATGTGGTCTTGACTTCAGCCCAAAACAAGCAAGCTATCAAGGACTTGATTGAAAAGATTGAACAACACCGCAAGGGACGGGATGTCTATGTGGTCGGCGTGACCAACGTTGGCAAATCAACCTTGATCAATGCTATTATCCAAGAAATCACAGGGGACAAAGATGTCATTACGACTTCACGTTTCCCTGGAACGACGCTGGATAAGATTGAAATTCCTCTGGATGATGGTTCATTCATTTATGACACGCCAGGGATTATCCATCGTCACCAGATGGCCCATTATTTGACGGCTAAAAACCTCAAGTATATCAGCCCTCGGAAAGAAATCAAGCCAAAGACCTACCAGCTCAATCCAGAACAAACCTTGTTCTTGGCTGGTCTGGGACGATTTGACTTTGTGGCTGGTGAACGCCAAGGCTTTACGGCCTTCTTTGACAATGAATTGCAGCTCCACCGCACTAAGTTACAGGGGGCTAGTGAATTTTACCAGAAACATGCAGGTTCACTTTTAGTGCCGCCAACCAGCAAGGAATTGAAAGAATTTCCTGAGTTGGTTCGTCATGAATTTACCATCAACGAAAAGACGGATGTGGTCTTCTCAGGTCTTGGTTGGATTCGTGTCAATGAAAAGGCCAAGATTGCTGCCTGGGCGCCTAAGGGTGTGGATGTGGTGATCCGCAAGGCGATTATTTAGATGTGAGTCCTGGTTACATTTGTTAGCCAATAAATATAGAAACATAGGAAAAATAGATGTCATTAACTTCAAAACAACGTGCCTTTTTGAACAGTCAGGCACACAGTCTCAAACCCATCATTCAGATTGGGAAAAATGGTCTCAATGACCAGATTAAAACCAGTGTTCGTCAGGCGCTGGACGCGCGTGAATTGATCAAGGTGACCTTGCTACAAAATACGGATGAAAACATCCACGAAGTAGCTGAAATCTTGGAAGAAGAAATCGGTGTGGATACGGTCCAAAAAATCGGTCGCATCTTGATTTTATTCAAACAATCTAGCAAGAAAGAGAACCGTAAAATTTCCAAACAGGTCAAAGAAATCTAAGAAGGAGAGCCTATGGCTATTGAACTCTTAACACCCTTTACCAAGGTTGAATTAGAGGTTGAAAAGAAAGAAACCAATCGCAAACAAGTGGGTATTCTGGGTGGGAATTTTAACCCTGTCCACAATGCTCATTTGATTGTGGCAGACCAGGTCCGTCAACAGTTGAAGCTGGATGAAGTCTTGCTCATGCCAGAATTTCTTCCGCCGCATGTGGATACAAAAGAAACCATTGATGAGTACCATCGCTATTCCATGCTCAAGATGGCTATTGCAGGGATTGAGGGCTTGGGGATTGAAACCATTGAACTAGAACGCCGTGGTGTCAGCTATACCTACGACACCATGAAATTGCTGAAGGAAAAAAATCCTGATACGGATTATTATTTTATCATCGGTGCAGATATGGTAGACTACCTTCCAAAATGGCATAGGATTGATGAATTGGTCCAGTTGGTGCAGTTTGTTGGTGTCCAGCGTCCTCGTTACAAGGCAGGGACTTCCTATCCTGTTATCTGGGTAGATGTGCCTTTGATGGACATTTCCTCTAGCATGGTGCGGAGTTTTATCAAGCAAGGACGGGTGCCGAATTTTATGGTGCCTCATGAAGTTCTGGACTACATTGAAGAAAAAGGACTGTACCAATGATTGCAGCAGATTTGACATTTGACCGTCAGGCTCTTTTGGAGAAAATCCGTGTAGCCATGAAGCCAGCGCGCTTCCAACATGTCTTGGGTGTGGAGCAGGCGGCGCTTGTCTTGGCAGATCGATACGGCTGTGATCCGAAAAAAGCCAGTCTGGCAGCACTTTTGCATGATTATGCCAAGGAAGTGGAAGACCAAGTCTTTCTGGACTTGATTGCCAGGTATGACTTGGACAAGGACCTGCTCAACTGGGATAATAACATCTGGCACGGTGTGGTTGGCGCCTATAAAATTGCAGAAGATTTTGGTTTGGAAGATGAGGAAATTTTCCAAGCCATTCAACGACACACCATTGGTGCTGGGCAGATGACCTTGCTGGACAAGGTTCTCTATGTGGCGGACTACATCGAACCCAATCGGGATTTTCCTGGGGTGGACGAGGCGCGTCGTATCGCAAAAGAGTCCTTGGACAAGGCAGTAGCCTATGAAACTGCCCAAACCATTACTTACTTAGCCAAGAAGGGAATTCCCATTTATCCACAAACCTTGGAAACCTATAATGGCTATGTTGCTTATTTGAAGGAGTAGGGATGCTTGCATTAAAACCTGTGGATGAGATTTCCTATCAAGCTGTCTTGGACTTGAAAGTAGCCGAGGAGGACAAGGGCTTCGTGGCTCCAAACGTGCGTTCACTCGCTGACGCTTGGCTTTACAGAGAAAACGGCGATGTTTTCCCCTATGCCATCTGGGCAGATGAACAGGTGGTCGGTTTTGCCCTGATTGACATTGATGAGGACATCCAGCAGTATATGCTCTGGCGGTTTATGATTGGCCAAGAATTTCAGGGGAAGGGCTATGGTCAGGCGGCTTTGGAGGTTGTAATAGCAATGGCTCAATCACATCCTGTCTGCGACCATTTGATTGCAGCTTATGTTAAGGGCAATCAGAAGATGGCTCATCTCTTGGAGAAAAATGATTTTGTCTTAGATGTTGAAGAAGAAAGGGAATTGGTCTTCCGTTTGGAAACGCCTGGTGTTAAGCTATGAAATCTGCATTGTTAGTCATTGACATTCAAAACCTTCTAGTGGAGGAAAAACCTTATGCCATTGAAGAGCGATTAGCCCTCTGGCAAGATAGCCTCACAAAAGCTCGTCAAGCGGGTATAGAGATTATCTATGTCCGTCAAAATGACGAGGAATTTGCCACAGGCAGTCATGGTTGGGGCGTCCATCCAGCAGTAGCTCCTTTGGTTGGCGAGAAGATTGTTGACAAGAGGTACAGTTCTGCCTTCAAGGATACGAACTTGCAAGCCTATCTTGATGAGCAAGGGATTGAGCGATTGATTGTCATGGGCATGTCAACTAATTTTTGTATTGATACAACTATCAAGGTGGCCTTTGAATTGGGCTACACCGTGGCGGTCATCAAAGATGGAACTACCACTCCCTATACAGCAGATCTTCCAGCAAAGGAACTGATTGGTCAATATGAAACTATCTGGTCCTGGAGTTTTGCCCAGGTAGATAGATTAGAAAATATAATTAGAGGATAAGATGAAAGAACTAGATTTAGTAAAAGTTGTGGTCCAGGCTGCTGATGACAAGCGAGCTGAGGACCTTGTTGTAATTGATGTTCAAGGCGTGACCAGCCTGACAGACTACTTTGTGATTGCCAGCTCCATGAACAGTCGCCAGTTGGAGGCTATTGCGGAAAACATCCGTGAAAAGGTAGCGGAAGTTGGAATCAAGGGTAGCCGTGTAGAAGGCGATAGTAACGGTGGCTGGGTCCTTTTGGACCTTGGAGGCGTTGTCGTTCATATCTTCTCAGAAGAAATGCGTGACCTCTACAACCTTGAAAAATTATGGCATGAAGGCAGCTTCCTGGAAGTCGCAGACTTTTTAGATGAGGAGTAGTGAAACAGTTTGGGGAACTGTTTCAACTGGTCACCTTAAAACTCGAAAGTGACCAAAGAGAGTTCACTATTATGTAATTAGAAGTGATAGACTTTTTGAAAAAATATGAAAACAGATTTTGATTTGGGTGTACTATTCGAAACTTGAGTCAACATCTCAGCGCAGTGGTTGATTGGCAGCTTTGTTCGTGCTTCCCACTCCAAATCTGACCTAATCAACTGTGCGGGGGCAGGAATACGAACTCTTTTGATTTGAGGAGTTCTTTCCTGCTCCCTTTTTATGAAAGGAAAAATGGGAAATATGGCGACTTATGAAACCTTTGCGGCGGTCTATGATGAAATCATGGATGACAGCTTGTATGATAAATGGACAGATTTTAGTTTGCGGAACTTGCCGCAAGACACCAAGACAATTTTAGAATTGGCCTGTGGGACAGGGATTCAGGCTGTACGTTTTGCTCAAAAGGGTTATGAGGTGACAGGGCTTGACCTGTCCTATGAAATGTTGGAATTGGCCCAGAAAAAAGCAGAAGCTGCTGGTGTCATGATGGAATTGGCCCAGGCAGATATGATGGCTCTGGAAGGTGTTGGAAATTTCGATGCGGTGACCTGTTACTCGGACAGTCTGTGCTATATGTCGGACCGAGAAGCCGTTTTGCGGGTCTTTGAAGGAGTTCACTCTGTTCTCAATCAAGGTGGTACTTTCCTTTTTGACGTTCACTCCATCTATCAAATGGAGGAAGTATTTGCAGGCTATAGCTACCATGAAAACTACGAGGATTTTGCTTTTGTCTGGGATACCTATGAGGGAGAGCATGAGCATTCCATTGTTCATGAATTAACCTTCTTTGTCAAAGATGAGGACAGTCAAGAGGAGCGGTTTATCCGTCGGGATGAAGTGCATGAAGAGCGGACCTATCCGATTGAAACCTATGTGGAATTATTGAAAGAAGCTGGTTTTGCATCTGTGGAAGTCTTTGCGGACTTTGAAAATCAAGCTCCGACAGAAACCAGCCAGCGGTGGTTTTTCAAGGCGGTCAAGGCATGATTTCAGGGATAATAGCGGAATACAATCCTTTTCACACGGGACATAAATACCTGCTGGAACAGGCGGAAGGCTTGAAAATTGTGGTTATGTCTGGTAATTTTATGCAACGGGGTGAGCCAGCCATTGTGGATAAGTGGACACGGGCTCAGATGGCTTTGGAACACGGGGCAGATCTTGTTGTCGAGATGCCCTTTTTGGTGTCGGTCCAGTCGGCTGACCATTTCGCCAAGGGAGCAATCAGCATTTTACACAAGCTAGGTGTGGAAAAACTGGTTTTCGGTACGGAAGAAATGCTGGATTACCAGAAAATTGCGGATATTTATGTGGATAAGACGGAAGAGATGGAAAATTTTGTGAAAAACTTGCCAGACAATCTCTCTTATCCACAGAAGACCCAGGCCATGTGGCAGGAGTTTGCTGGGCTGACTTTCACAGGTGACACGCCCAACCATATTCTGGCTCTGGCTTATGCTAAGGCGGTGGCTGGAACAGGTATTCAGCTCATCCCTGTTCAGCGGCAGGGGGCTGGTTTTCATTCGGAAGAGGTGGAAACGACCTACGCCTCGGCGACGGCTATCCGAAAGGGTGCTGACCAGTTGGACTTGGTGCGTGACTTTTTACCGTCTGCCAGTCTCTTTGAAGAGGCGACCAAGGTAAGCTGGAGAAATTATTTTCCCCTGCTCCGCTACCAGATTGCGACCCACCGAGATCTCAGTCAGGTCTTTCAGGTCAACGAAGAACTAGCCAGTCGTATCCGCTCTGCCATTGGGAGCGCAGCGACCGTGGAGGAGTTAGTGGATGCCGTTGCGACCAAGCGCTACACCAAGGCGCGGGTGCGGCGGGTGCTGACCTACATCTTAGTCAATGCGGTGGAAGCTCCCTTGCCAGATGCGGTCCATGTCCTAGGCTTTTCGGCTCGAGGCCAGGCCTATCTCAAGACCGTCAAGGAGCGGGTGGACTTGGTGACGCGGATCGGCAAAGAGCCCTGGGACAGCCTGACCCAGCAGGCAGATGCGGTCTATCAACTGGGCGCTGACGCAATAGCAGAGCAGACCTACGGGCGAGTGCCGGTGAGGGTTGAGTGAGATGAAGAAAGAGAAAATAGGAAGTTTTTGTAGGTGACTTGAAAACGTTCCTATTTTTTTTGTATAATTTAAGTAGCAAAATCAAAGGACATAAATCATGGAAAATTGGATGGATTATTTTAAGCCTCACATTGTAGATAGGGGCTACAGTTTGTTTTTAGATGATGCTGTTCAAGGGCTTCAAGAGGTGGGTGAGGGGTACTATGCCCTTGTCTCTGGTAGTCAAGTCTATCAGGTGGATATTGACTTGGAGCATGGTCAGCTGGTCGGTATGTGGTGTGAGTGTCCCCATGCTCAGGAGATGAACCACTGCAAGCACATGGCTGCAGTCTTGTTTGCTATTTCTGAGTTGGAGGGTCAGCCAGTTGTTGAGAGGAAGGGACAGTCACTTGTCCAGCTCCTGGATAAGCTGACAGTTGAGCAGCTACGGGCTTTTGTTCTTGAATTAGCTCAAGAAGATAGGGAACTGGCTAATCGAATTCAGCTGCGTTTCTCTGCACAGTTAACTTCACAGCAAGTGGAAAATGTGAAAAAGGAAATCAGAGACCTGGGGCTTCCTTTTGAGGACAGGCGTACGGGCTATATCGAGTATAGGCAGACTAGGGATTACGAGCGGGCCGTAGAAAAGGCCATGCATCAGTATCTCCAGCCTTTGCTGGATAGGTGTGAGTATGAGAGTTTCTTGGCTGTATCAGATGCCTTCTATCATCAGATTTGCCAGCAGGAGTTGGATGATTCCAATGGAACGACTGGTAGTCTGCTGTATAGACTTGCTGGCTACTGGCAGTATTTATTGACTGTGGCTCCGGATAAGATTGCCCAAGAATTACTAGACTGGTGCTTAGGACAGCTAAGTGGCTATGAGGTTGCAGAGGATCTTCTCATGGAATTTGTGGAAATGGAGTTTCAAGAAGAAACCTTCCTTGAGCAGAAATTGACCTATTTTCAAGCGGTCTTGCAGGCGATAGAAGAAGGAGACAAGTCCTCTTGGTCATGGAAATTCCGTCGCGATCGATTTGCCTTGCTCTGTTACAGGTTGTTGGTTCAGTTGGGCTCTAGTGAGGCAGACTTGCTGACCTTCCAGGCTAATCATTGGGAGGTGGCTGAACTTCGTAAATTGTCTATTACCCAGGCTGTAGCAAATCAGCAGCTAGATCGGGCAGTCCATCTCTTGCAGGAAAGTAAGCGATTGGATGCCCAGTATAGGGGACTGGTGTCGGATTACAGCCAGCAGCTACGGGACATCTATCGTTCTCAAGGGCAGGATGACAAGGTCAGAGAAGAACTACTGGAGATGATTTTTTCAGTTGGTGATACAGATTTGGAGTTGATAGAGGAGTTACGGGACTATGTTTCTAGGGAAGAATGGCAGAGCTACTTAGATGATTTGTTGGAGGATGGTCGTTTCCAGTCGCAGCAGTTGAAATTGTTGCAATTGGCAGACCGACCGCAGGAATTATTGGACCGCATTACAGCAAGTTACTGGTTCTTAGAAAATTTGGATCGATTTGAAGACTATTTATCAGAGAAACTACCCGAGCAATTACGAGATGCCTACGCTCAAGCTCTTTGTCAGCAGATGGATGTGGCTAGTAGTCGAAGCCGCTATCGTCAGTTGGCAGGGTATTTAGTAAAAATTGCAGGTTTACCTGATGGAAAAGTGGTGAGTGCAAGTCTTCGCACCTCGTGGAAAGTCCAGTATCCGCGACGCAAAGCCATGATAGAGGAATTAGATGCAGTGAGGTGGTAGGATATGGCAGTTTCGTTTCAAGATGTGGTTGATTCGTTGCAGATGATTAGTCAAGGTGATAGGTACTATTATGATAGTCACATAGACGAATTGGTCTATCTGTCTGTTGGGGAGTTCAGAATTGAATCCCGTGATGGTTTAGAAGAGGAGATTGAGGAGGATGTAGCTGGAAGATTTGTAGGTCTACCGACTTATTATGACTTCAACCCTTACACATTTATGGAACTCTATATTTCTGATTTGACTGATGGAGACTTGTCTGGCCGTCTATCTCGAGCTATTCGAGGGCGCGGTGCTTTTAGACGTTTTAAGAATGAGTTAGAGAGATGTGACCGTTTTGAAGAATGGTATGCCTTTGAGACACAATGTTACAAAGAACTTGTACTGGAATGGTGCCAGGAAAATAAGATTGCTATTGTGGATAATCGGTTGAAGAAAATGTAGTATTTCCCTTGACTCTCACCTTACGTTATCCCTTATACTGGGCATAGAGAGGAGATTTCTATGAACGAAAATTGGACAGTTAAGCAGGTCAGTCGGTTGACAGGATTGACGGTGAGGACCTTGCACCACTATGATCAGATTGGTTTGCTAAAACCAGCATTTGTGGCTGAAAATGGTTATCGCTACTATAATCAGGAGAATTTGGCTCGTCTGCAAGAAATTCTATTATTTCGAGAATTGGATTTTCCTCTCAAAGATATTCAGCAGCTTCTGGATGTGACGGAAGTCAATCGTCAGCAGGTCTTGCGGGACCATATCAGCCTTTTAGAGTTCAAAAGGGAACGGTTGGACCGCATCATCAATCACGCCAGATTGCTCACAGAAAAAGGAGGAGAAGTCATGGATTTTCACGCATTTGACAGCAGTCAACTAGACGCCTACAAGGCGGAGGCAAAGGAACGCTGGGGACAGACCGCAGCCTATGCCGAGTTTGAAGTACGCTACGATGCCAGCAAGGACAGAGTCTTTGCCCGAGAGATGCAGGCTATTTTTGAAGTTTTTGGAAAAATGCAGAGCTTGGAAGCCGATCATCCAGATGTACAGGCTCAGGTAGCCAACTTGCAGGCCTATATCACGGAAAATTTCTACACCTGCACCAAGGAAATCTTACAAAATCTAGGTCTTATGTATGTTGAAGATGAACGATTTTCAGCCAACATTGACCGAGCAGGTGGACCAGGCACAGCAGCCTTTGTCAGTCAAGCTATTGCGATTTATTGCAAAGAATAAACGAAAGAAGTCTAGTGAGAACTAGGCTTTTTTTGGTATACTAAACTGAGGAGGAAGTTATGAAGGAAAAAATATATAAGAAGTTAAAAGAACTCGCCACAAAGTCTGTACGACGAGTGGATTGGAGTGGGGAGAGATGGTTTGTCCGAAGATATAAGCAAGGTTTGGCTTTGGGGTGGATTGCCTATTTTCTTTTGCGAGAAGAGCTGGTGAAGGAAATTCTCAGACCAGTTAGTAACTATTTAATGAATTTTTCCTGTATATACTGGTTTTATGCGAATAGACTGGCTTTTTTATTAGTCTTCACCTTTTTACTTTTCCTTATGAAGAGTATTTTTTCCATTTTGCGACGGTATTACTTTATCGGCTATTCTTTGTTAGATGAAGATGCATATCCTGAATATGACTTCCCTTTTCAAGGGGAATTGGTTTCTTTTTTGGATCGAAAGGAAGAACGGGGAAGGAATATCTTTTGGCTGAATGGTGCGTGGGGAAGCGGGAAGACCCACTTTATTCGTACCTTCTTTGAAAATCAATTCTACAAACCGCGTGAAATTTACTATATCTCCTGTTTTGGTATTCGGACCAGGGAACAGGCGGAGAAGGTACTGATTGATGAGATTGAGCAACATTCAACCTTTGGGAGTTTAGACCATATTCCTGTTGTCAGTAGTCTAGTCAAATGGTCTTATAAAATTCTGGGTCTAGACTTGATGAAAAAATATTCTCTTATTATTTTCGATGATTTGGAACGTGTTACTTATAGTGAAAAGAAAGGAGATAGCAAGGAAGAATACACGGATAGTCCTGAGGATTATAACGATCTTCTTGGTTTTATAGACCACCTTGCTAACCACCGTAATCAAAAAATACTTGTCTTGATGAATAAGGAAGATATGGGGAATACCTATCAACAGATTATTGAAGGGAAGTTTAAGCCGGTTGTGACAACTATTCCGAGTCAGGAAAGGATTGTTGAGCTCTTATCTAAA
This region of Streptococcus suis genomic DNA includes:
- a CDS encoding P-loop NTPase fold protein, whose amino-acid sequence is MKEILRPVSNYLMNFSCIYWFYANRLAFLLVFTFLLFLMKSIFSILRRYYFIGYSLLDEDAYPEYDFPFQGELVSFLDRKEERGRNIFWLNGAWGSGKTHFIRTFFENQFYKPREIYYISCFGIRTREQAEKVLIDEIEQHSTFGSLDHIPVVSSLVKWSYKILGLDLMKKYSLIIFDDLERVTYSEKKGDSKEEYTDSPEDYNDLLGFIDHLANHRNQKILVLMNKEDMGNTYQQIIEGKFKPVVTTIPSQERIVELLSKKYSDKLFIQNFILHLFMFRCKRGLINLREIPQLVKRLEGIKCIVWFEYIEIEQEKLLEILNSLEDLQKALESVCYLITGDIVGLDTVIAILEDLHDSFQTESEDYFKNAFEVFYLIDFLNFCDKNFIAKNFSDKYCYKLGFDSTEKEFVFYKQYQIGKQYQIGATP
- a CDS encoding MerR family transcriptional regulator produces the protein MNENWTVKQVSRLTGLTVRTLHHYDQIGLLKPAFVAENGYRYYNQENLARLQEILLFRELDFPLKDIQQLLDVTEVNRQQVLRDHISLLEFKRERLDRIINHARLLTEKGGEVMDFHAFDSSQLDAYKAEAKERWGQTAAYAEFEVRYDASKDRVFAREMQAIFEVFGKMQSLEADHPDVQAQVANLQAYITENFYTCTKEILQNLGLMYVEDERFSANIDRAGGPGTAAFVSQAIAIYCKE
- a CDS encoding UPF0158 family protein; this translates as MAVSFQDVVDSLQMISQGDRYYYDSHIDELVYLSVGEFRIESRDGLEEEIEEDVAGRFVGLPTYYDFNPYTFMELYISDLTDGDLSGRLSRAIRGRGAFRRFKNELERCDRFEEWYAFETQCYKELVLEWCQENKIAIVDNRLKKM
- a CDS encoding SWIM zinc finger family protein; translation: MENWMDYFKPHIVDRGYSLFLDDAVQGLQEVGEGYYALVSGSQVYQVDIDLEHGQLVGMWCECPHAQEMNHCKHMAAVLFAISELEGQPVVERKGQSLVQLLDKLTVEQLRAFVLELAQEDRELANRIQLRFSAQLTSQQVENVKKEIRDLGLPFEDRRTGYIEYRQTRDYERAVEKAMHQYLQPLLDRCEYESFLAVSDAFYHQICQQELDDSNGTTGSLLYRLAGYWQYLLTVAPDKIAQELLDWCLGQLSGYEVAEDLLMEFVEMEFQEETFLEQKLTYFQAVLQAIEEGDKSSWSWKFRRDRFALLCYRLLVQLGSSEADLLTFQANHWEVAELRKLSITQAVANQQLDRAVHLLQESKRLDAQYRGLVSDYSQQLRDIYRSQGQDDKVREELLEMIFSVGDTDLELIEELRDYVSREEWQSYLDDLLEDGRFQSQQLKLLQLADRPQELLDRITASYWFLENLDRFEDYLSEKLPEQLRDAYAQALCQQMDVASSRSRYRQLAGYLVKIAGLPDGKVVSASLRTSWKVQYPRRKAMIEELDAVRW